The genomic interval AAAAAACCAAATACTCAAATGGAACATCTACAACAATTAATGCAGCTATGGATCCTGATAGATTTTCATTCTCGGTACTGATGGAGTATGTTAAAGATGACCTTGGATATAAAGAAATTGGAGGCGTTTATGCGAAGAAAGAAGATGGCTGGAAACTACTGATGACTGATAAAGATGTAGATGATCTTGTAGCAGGGGTAAAACTTGGTTCTTTATTGGATATTTACCTTGACAATGTGGTGGACACATCTATTGTGCCTGCTACCCAGATACAACCACATATTGTCATAAGACCAAGGACACATTTTGAAGGTAAAATAATTTTGGctccaaataattttttatatgaatttgAGTATTGAACTGacaatttatatttttttttgtcTTTATATCGTAGGTGCTGATTTACCCTTGAAAAGGAAGTTTGTAACAATTAAAGATCTTACACAACAGATAACTGATAAGATAAAGTCACGAGCTTTGGTGGAGAATGAAATAGAACATGATAAACAGATCAGTACCAGAAAGCTTAGAAAGGCAGGTGATGAGGAGAACCAAAATGTAGGTGATGAACTGGTGAAAAAGAATGCAATTGATAAGGTAATTTTTTATCCCGGTGTATTTTTGGTAATTATCTGAGATTTATTTTGTAATCACATTGTATGCTTTATTGTCAtcttatatttaagtttattaatTGGGTGCTTGGTTTAGAAGAAGCTTGTTGATTATGAGCTAAACAGAAGAAGGAGAATGGAAGCGAATGCGAAAGAAGCTGATAAGTATAAACTGAAGGAGAAGGCAAATGAGTTCTTTACTGCTGGGAAATCcaccaagaaagcaaagaaaacaGTTACAGATCATTGGTCAGAAGCTGAATTTGATCGAGCATATATTTCTGGACATGATAGTTTAAGCGAAGAAGAAGCAGAACATGTTATTCCTCAGGTATATTTTTGTACAAATACAACTCCTTTGTTTTTTGGAACATACAATTTTGTTGACTATTTTTTGTGTATTTAGCCaaaaaagaaagtaaaaaatgTTAAAAAGGTTAACGAAGTCATCGTCAGACCAAGGACCCGTTCATGTTCAGTAAATCAAACTGAAGGGAGAACAGAGGTATatgaatttaatttaatttaactTATCTTTATGTGTTTCATATGCATCTACATAGTTGGTTTTAGTTTTAATTTAATTCatgttttaatttaatttattttttttgtattATTCGCAAGGTTAATGATAGAGATATATTACCACCTCCCCCGCCACTACCAGCTCCCCCGCCATTTCCTCTTGATCTTACACAGTTAATAAGACCTGCCAATGAAAGGATTGGTACAATGGAGGCATTTGTTGATTTACAAAAACACAAAAAAGATGCGGAACAACAAAGGCGTGTCAATGATGATGAAAATTTTGAAGGTAATAACTTCCAAAATGTTGTGGATAGTGCCTTCGAAATAGGTTTATTTCAAATATTAGGTAATGGTCTTATTTTTTATATCAGGAATATGCATATTTATTTGTGGCTATTTTTGTAGGTGAATCTAGTACCAAAAGTACAAGGCGTAGAGGACCTACGAAGATGAATCGTGTTTTCACAAGGAGACTCGATGAAAGGCCAGTTATTAATTTAAATCATGACCTCCAGCCCGTGTCAAAGGAAAAAAATGTCATTACTGAATTCAGTAGTTTCATCGGGACGATAGCAAGGCTGTACATCCCACTTGATTATGTAAATTGGTCTAAAGTTCCTAAAGCAATAAAAGATGGATGGTGGGAATATATCAAGGTAAAAAGCACTTTAATTGTTTTTTACTAAACTTGTTCagtattttttttttgaaattaactTGTTCTGTATTTTAGGTAAACACGGTATTTTATGTAAATTGTGTTGTCCTTATTATCTATTCTAGTGACGTAAATTGTGTATGTGTTAATTGTTCGATTTTAtgtcattttttaatttttgttgTCCTTGTTATTTATTGGAGGAAAAACAGAGTTTTTACTCTAAATTTAACATCAATTTCTAATTTTAAGAGCATCATCGACAATAATGTTGTGCATTTTGTTCTTTGTTTTGATGGGCTTTTAGTTGAATTTTgatgtattttaattttaatttccatatctGGGCCTGTTTGTGGATAGTGAAATTTAGATGGCCTTTTTTATCTGGGCCAATGAAATTCTCTATGATCTACGATGTTAGTTTTTTAATAACCTAGTGCAATAACCTATTTTTTTATCGTAAATAGTTGCTTCTTTAATTCTAGATTCTTATCATTTCCTTGTTAGACAAAAATAATGGTTTATTTATCGTAAATAGTTGTTTCTTTCTTGATTCTTATCCGTATTTTTATGTACCTTGTTAGACAAAGTACATAATTCCCGAGGAAGGCAAGGATTGGGTTATTAGAAGCCTTGCTGATGACTGGAGGGTATACAAATCTCGTGTTAAGAGTGCATGCTATACCAAATTTGATACTGACGCCGAAAGGATGAAAAACAGGCCTGCAAATATTCCAGTGGAACAGTTCAAGGTGCTTCTCAAGTACTGGAGTGATGAATCAGTCAAGAAAAAAGctgaaacaaataaaaaaaattgaaagaaTGTGACTGATACTCATACTGCTGGGCGCACTAGTTTTGCTCAGATTCGTAATGAAATGGTATGACGTACCCATATTTGTTGTTTAACGGTCCCTTCATTTATTTCTTGTAAGAAAACTGatacattttattttattctaGAAAATTGGTAAAGATGCCCGTGCACAAGACACAAAGAAGGCAATTTATCCAAAAACCCGCAAAGGTCATACAATGATGGTAAAAATAGCACTTTTATATTTCTCGACCAATTTTACAAGTATTTTTGTTCATAAATTGCATGTTCAGATTTTATGAAAAAATTTACAAGTATTTTTGTCAATAATTAGCCCTGCTATATTTCTTCATTAATTTTACAAGGAGTAATTGTATTTTATTGAAATTAATGTTTGTTGCTCAATTTTATACGTAGgaaaagaaaaatggaaaaaCTCCTCAAAAATCAACTGATGAGGATGAGGAGATGGCAGACCTTGATCTTGCAGCTCATGGTCCTAACTGGCTTGTTGGAAGGAGTGGCATAACAAGGAAGACGAAGAAAAAATTGACAAAAGAGGGAAAAACAGATTCTTCGGAACTGGAAAAAGCAACTGAAAAGTTAGCTGCTGCAATGGAGGAGAAAATACAGAAGAAGCTAAGGAAGATTTTTGAAAAACTTGGTGAATTGAATCCTGGTCTAAATATCGATGTTGAAGAACTATGTGCTCAAAGTTCTGCCGAGgttgatgaaaatgaagatgatTATGAGGATGCATAAAAAGTGAGCGACGATGATGGTGATGCAGATGGAGATGAAGTTGCAGGGGCCATCTGATTTTTACTTTAATTTATCTTTCAGTTATCTGCAGTTTGCTATAGCTAGCTTCTTTTGTTAAATTCGAACTCGAATTTGGTTTAGTTGTCTGCGACTAAATTCTCTCGTGAATTTGATTTAGCTAgctattattatttttaaatagaCTTAAATTATGAATGTTTGTAAGGATGATGTTGGGACATCCTGAGAGCTGCTTTTAATTTGGTCATGGTACTTTTGAATGACAATTGCTTGGTTTTGTGGCATAAAAAAATGCTTGGCTAGTATATTTTACAAACAGTTCCTTTCGTTTTTTTTAAAACACTGTTGTAATTATGTCCAAATACGTTGCCATTTAAAATTACATCAACCATAAAATATTACAGTTGGTTCAAATTTTGTTGCAATATTTGTTAGATTTGACCATAAATTAATTGCAATAGGACCGGTTAATGTTGCCTTAAGGTGGTTATTTAGCAGACAAAAACATCTATTGCAATGATTTTACTGTGTTGCagtaaaaaatattttatttctaAATATTGTATACTGCAATAAGGTTGTGTTGTTGCTATACATGGCTCAAAATGTTGCTATAGGACCCCTATTGCATCACCACCGGATGCAATGCCAAAATTTTCCATATTTGTTGCCATATTTTCTACTGTAACATAAAAAGCCCTTTAGGCAAAAAAATTTTGTTGTTGCTATATGCATTCTATGGTGTAGTGATGGGAAAGAGAAAATAGTGCTTGAAGATATTATGGAAGGAGATCTTTCAGGAAATAGTGGAAGTTCAGAGAATGTTAATGACACTGTTCCAGTTACTCCACAGAACGAGGTAAGAAAATATAGCAAATTGTGAGCCCACTACAAATATTTTGTTCTTTAGCATATTATATGTTATTGACCAAGTACAGAGAGTCTCAGTGTTATTTCGAGAGAGTACATGTGGATGATTCAATTTAGTGAAAATCAGCCATGAAAGATGAGATGAGTTCTCTTCAAAAGAATGAGACTTAATCTTTAACAAAGTTACTAGTTGTAAAGAAGGCTTTACATGAGAAGTGGGTGCTCAGGATCAAAGAAGAACATGATGGCAGCAAGATATATAAggcaattgttaggtccaaaaggtacatacaggaggggtgaatgtatgttcttcgttTTTATCAATTTAATGCAGCGGAATATCAAAATTAAAAACCAAATGAACAAACAAAGAGATTCTGGGTAAATATTCTTTTATTCAAAGTATAAATACCCGGagggtttgcttacaactccaaatacaGAGATTCGAAGctacaaatataaaaagaaccaaatCAACAAGCTATCAATCTAGGGTTCttcttatcactctaaaaatcTAAAACTATGATGCCCTCAATCTCAGGGTTAGAAAATGAGGACCCTTACACCATTAAACTAATATAACCACAAcagatataataaaccccgataataataataacatgatctaaacaggattaagtatgagacatgattacaactaccaaccagaataaatatataacaacccaaaatataattaagatcaaatttattcgattccgacatggaatcgatagataacccattgtattTGAACCAACTATAAAAGCCCTTCAAACTAACTCGCTTGCTCACACAGAACAACTACCTactctggcatctggaaacctacaACCCGGTAGGGACCTCCAAGAACACTCTTGCAagcggtgcgcctaagtctggccatcttcttgcttaacttccatggttagatcaaagcaaataaatGAGCAAAAAAGATCAGAAAGTAACTATATAAACAGTTCCACATCACAATGTCAATATCAAAAATCTGAGACATTCTACATTCAATTTATAGGTGGCAGTGATTGGCTAAGTAAAGGTAATAAAAAGGTTTCAGGCTTTCAGGACTTAAGGCTCAAGATTGGgagaaagccgacattcatcacaaatcattagcaAGATTATAAAAGATTTTCTCAATTGAAAGAAGCTGTTAATCGAGCTTCAAGATTCACAACTAGTTAAATTGTAAGGGCTCACAGGATTCATAACTTAACAAAAatacaaatcatttcatttcctCTCATTAAAAAGAAGCAAACTGCTTAAGGGATTATATCATTTTCTCTTTCACAAAACATAAAAAAAAaccttgattggaatatccatccttttttaaaaaaaaaatacgggtgatcagcccttaccgacctccatctggtcgttatggTAGCTATGACATTATTTCAGCCTTatgttggactagccccgctagcttcttatgtgactggactagtcccactagtctcttacgtctttATCAAATCCATCaagaattcgtttggaaaacctttgtgTTGGAAGTAAGAAAAGTTGACaaagttcattttatcattaccaagaatatgaaatcattcagactcattcaagtcaaaaatcattcttaagttcaattcaaaAATTCAAGGAAAGTGAACGAATTGGAATTAAACAGGGATTAATATAAAAGATCTTGATCAAATGGTCAACAGAAAATACTAGTTCCTAATTAGAACAGTTCTAAATATCAATACATAATAAGGTTCACGGGTTATCGAAGAATCTGGGTTAATCAAAACAATACGTAGGAAAGTTTATAAAGGTTCTCTTGGGGTTTACGAGATCAtaagataacaaaataaataaGTAAGGTAATCAGGGTATGAATCAACGTGATTACACCCTTTATTCATGTTTGTATATCTTATACTTCTACATGTCTTATGACtctattaaattttattttatttttgttatcttaTACTTCTACATGTCTTGTGATTGTGTTaagtttggttttatttttgttatcttataattctatatattttatgattctattaagtttggttttatttttgtttcaccATTTCGGCTTTAACCCTTGTGCTTTTAAGTTcggttttatttttattatattatactTTTATATGTCTTATTATTCTATTaagtttggttttatttttgtttcatcAGTTTGACTTTAACCTTTGTGTTCCTAAATCTCTTATGTATTGCTAATTCAATATATTATACCTTTTTagtttcatcagcttttgatttcACCGCTTTTTGAATTTATTATAACTCTATATGTATAATTTTTATTCTTCCCTTACTTCTATGTgacttataatattatatgtattattttatcCATTTTTTAATTACATTTCTTATATTGATTTCAACTAAGTAATCCTATTTTCCATATGACTCAATAGTCTATTTAAATGAAATgataaaaattttgaaattgtataataattctatttttttattatattcttAACACAAATATCATACTCATTTTGGGTTGGATTTCCAAGTAAAAATTAGAAAATTTGACATAACACTTATACTATTAtgacttttaaaaattatttttttttacaaatgtAGAAAGTTTTCATTAAATTGAATGTAGTAcagtcgggacaaacccccaactgtcgATAGAACCAGGtaataaaacaaataacatactaaaaataattagatgatttgtgtcctgatcgtttaacacatagaatttaaaaaaaattgaaattaaaaacgaaatcaaagacatccCAAGCGATCCAAATTGCAACAGCATCTCTGAAAATAGCAATATCGTAATTGATCATATCATATAAAAAATATGGTTAGCCTAATGTTCAGAAACACCAATCGCGTAGAATGAGATTGGAGAAGCGGGACCCCAGCTATCTATATTTCGGACACAAGCTATAAACATGCCGaaggcaccccagctatctacatgccggataccAGACATGCCGAAAGTGTAAACTCATGAAATATGAACAATCTTTAGTTGTGAAAGGTAAGCTCTCGCAATAATCACCACGATCCCAGATCCGATGCAGGCTTTgcagatcaccaaaaatatcaataaattcgtCATCAACAGATCCATCACTAGATAAACCCAAGCATGACTAAATAAATACATAACAAACACTCCAAAAGTAAAGACAAAACACACAGTCCAAGaggagagacacacaaacacccaaaaaattgGGTCTTATTGAAAGGAAATTAACGAGAATTACAAAGAATGAAGGGGTTGGGGCTTTCCACCGGAGAAAACCAGTGAAAGCCTCTCGATTTACTTGAAAATGTAGAGAGGATGAAAGAAGGGAGGCGAATTCTTGTAAAGCTGAATCAAATAGCTATTTTGCTTCTACTGACTTTAGCCGATCGTAATTGAATTAGGAGTTAGCTGATCGTATAATCAATTTTGAGTAATGTTCACAATGATCTGTAAAAAATAATCAATTTTAAGTAATGCTCACAATGatctttaaaaattattaaaataaattaaatcattGCAATGGTTATCGACTAGTATTTATAATGACGAAAGTTCGAAAATGTTTTGTGGAGATGGGATTAGAGACTAGTGTAAGCTAGGAATAGGATTACCACCTTAAATCAGTAGGTAATACAGAACAAGTTTGGTTATAAATGTTAGCAATCTTGTATGATAAagacattgttatatatatatatatatatatatatattgaatatataactacttcacaagaacatatttaattattaaatcgCGATATCACTTAACTTATGTACTCGAGTAttatcacgtaacacataataCGA from Apium graveolens cultivar Ventura unplaced genomic scaffold, ASM990537v1 ctg8188, whole genome shotgun sequence carries:
- the LOC141704729 gene encoding uncharacterized protein LOC141704729 codes for the protein MKENYFFLRFHHKGQFQKTKYSNGTSTTINAAMDPDRFSFSVLMEYVKDDLGYKEIGGVYAKKEDGWKLLMTDKDVDDLVAGVKLGSLLDIYLDNVVDTSIVPATQIQPHIVIRPRTHFEGADLPLKRKFVTIKDLTQQITDKIKSRALVENEIEHDKQISTRKLRKAGDEENQNVGDELVKKNAIDKKKLVDYELNRRRRMEANAKEADKYKLKEKANEFFTAGKSTKKAKKTVTDHWSEAEFDRAYISGHDSLSEEEAEHVIPQPKKKVKNVKKVNEVIVRPRTRSCSVNQTEGRTEVNDRDILPPPPPLPAPPPFPLDLTQLIRPANERIGTMEAFVDLQKHKKDAEQQRRVNDDENFEGESSTKSTRRRGPTKMNRVFTRRLDERPVINLNHDLQPVSKEKNVITEFSSFIGTIARLYIPLDYVNWSKVPKAIKDGWWEYIKTKYIIPEEGKDWVIRSLADDWRVYKSRVKSACYTKFDTDAERMKNRPANIPVEQFKVLLKYWSDESVKKKAETNKKN